One Clavelina lepadiformis chromosome 1, kaClaLepa1.1, whole genome shotgun sequence genomic region harbors:
- the LOC143444179 gene encoding small RNA 2'-O-methyltransferase-like isoform X1, giving the protein MENQSNANDFQSSNITFSPPVYIQRYSKVLEMLGKETPRKVVDFGCAECKLLQLIAREEYVEELCGVDINSTLLEMSTRKIEPLIASYLNPRPQPLTISLFQGSVLQSDKRFEDFDAVTCVELVEHLLPNDLNAFIVNIFNFIQPKLVIISTPNADFNVLFNESKAFRHPDHKFEWSQLQFQKWCLEICDIYNYSVRFDGVGTAPNGSKNLGFCSQFGIFSKNADNNSRKTLSGSTNSTVYNLIAKSVHPFKTKDQHRSEMMFKLTTYLKQINFACFIALQRIVDHFSEEKVTHTPLPTFEDNYKFMFRKKIFSCEEGQFLNDDDKTELACQDYNTYNQSKYPVKVVPLHLTKAILYKLHEKFSSPSHHVQGGQFDNADEPNHTNIRYWISMWQTTVDGEATVDLSVHNSGLPFCVCFTLQDVTDDEFICNPTFVHTNDTFLRIPIECLRKLHGLVNITSCDLKEIVSQNSEYIIHDVKVKSIMMKFNSDCTNSDCSATSSEDSCSDNSSDTENLLFDVGTFNEKNWDSD; this is encoded by the exons ATGGAAAATCAAAGTAATGCTAACGATTTTCAAAGTTCCAATATAACTTTCTCCCCACCAGTTTACATCCAGAGATATAGCAAAGTTCTTGAAATGCTTGGCAAAGAAACACCCAGAAAG GTGGTTGACTTTGGGTGTGCTGAATGTAAATTGCTTCAGCTTATAGCAAGAGAAGAGTATGTTGAAGAACTCTGTGGTGTTGATATAAATTCAACGCTCTTAGAAATGTCAACACGAAAGATTGAACCTCTTATAGCATCTTATTTGAACCCTCGCCCACAACCTTTAACCATTAGCTTATTTCAA GGTTCGGTTTTGCAGTCTGACAAGCGGTTTGAGGATTTTGATGCTGTTACTTGTGTTGAATTGGTTGAGCATCTTCTTCCAAATGACTTAAACGCTTTTATTGTTAATATATTTAACTTTATTCAACCAAAACTTGTTATAATTTCAACTCCAAATGCAGACTTCAATGTTCTTTTTAATGAAAGCAAAGCTTTTCGACATCCAGACCATAAATTTGAATGGAGTCAGTTACAGTTTCAGAAGTGGTGTTTAGAGATTTGTGACATTTACAATTATTCAGTTCGATTTGATGGTGTTGGTACAGCTCCCAATGGATCAAAAAATCTCGGCTTTTGCTCTCAGTTTGGGATATTTTCAAAGAATGCTGATAACAACTCCAGAAAAACTCTTTCTGGGAGTACAAACAGTACAGTATACAATTTAATTGCAAAGTCAGTTCATCCTTTTAAAACAAAGGACCAACACCGAAGTGAAATGATGTTCAAATTGACAACTTATCTGAAACAGATTAactttgcttgttttattGCTCTTCAAAGAATTGTTGACCATTTTTCTGAGGAGAAGGTTACACACACACCACTACCAACATTTGAAGATAACTACAAATTTATGtttagaaaaaagattttttcttGTGAGGAAGgacaatttttaaatgatGATGACAAAACAGAGCTGGCTTGTCAGGACTATAACACATATAATCAAAGTAAATATCCAGTCAAAGTTGTTCCTCTGCATTTAACCAAAGCCATTCTGTATAAGCTCcatgaaaaattttcttctCCATCTCATCACGTACAAGGAGGCCAGTTTGATAACGCAGATGAACCAAACCATACGAACATCCGTTATTGGATTTCTATGTGGCAAACAACCGTAGATGGTGAAGCAACAGTAGATCTTTCCGTGCACAATTCAGGTCTGCCTTTTTGTGTTTGCTTCACCTTGCAAGATGTAACTGATGATGAATTTATATGCAATCCCACATTTGTGCATACAAATGATACTTTTTTGAGAATTCCCATTGAATGCCTGCGGAAGTTGCATGGATTAGTAAATATCACCAGTTGTGATTTGAA AGAAATCGTTTCACAAAATTCTGAGTATATCATTCATGATGTTAAAGTTAAAAGCATTATGATGAAATTCAATTCAGACTGCACCAATTCTGATTG TTCAGCAACATCCTCAGAAGACTCTTGTTCTGACAATTCATCTGATACcgaaaatttgctttttgatGTTGGAAcgtttaatgaaaaaaattgggaTAGCGATTAA
- the LOC143444179 gene encoding uncharacterized protein LOC143444179 isoform X2, with protein sequence MSTRKIEPLIASYLNPRPQPLTISLFQGSVLQSDKRFEDFDAVTCVELVEHLLPNDLNAFIVNIFNFIQPKLVIISTPNADFNVLFNESKAFRHPDHKFEWSQLQFQKWCLEICDIYNYSVRFDGVGTAPNGSKNLGFCSQFGIFSKNADNNSRKTLSGSTNSTVYNLIAKSVHPFKTKDQHRSEMMFKLTTYLKQINFACFIALQRIVDHFSEEKVTHTPLPTFEDNYKFMFRKKIFSCEEGQFLNDDDKTELACQDYNTYNQSKYPVKVVPLHLTKAILYKLHEKFSSPSHHVQGGQFDNADEPNHTNIRYWISMWQTTVDGEATVDLSVHNSGLPFCVCFTLQDVTDDEFICNPTFVHTNDTFLRIPIECLRKLHGLVNITSCDLKEIVSQNSEYIIHDVKVKSIMMKFNSDCTNSDCSATSSEDSCSDNSSDTENLLFDVGTFNEKNWDSD encoded by the exons ATGTCAACACGAAAGATTGAACCTCTTATAGCATCTTATTTGAACCCTCGCCCACAACCTTTAACCATTAGCTTATTTCAA GGTTCGGTTTTGCAGTCTGACAAGCGGTTTGAGGATTTTGATGCTGTTACTTGTGTTGAATTGGTTGAGCATCTTCTTCCAAATGACTTAAACGCTTTTATTGTTAATATATTTAACTTTATTCAACCAAAACTTGTTATAATTTCAACTCCAAATGCAGACTTCAATGTTCTTTTTAATGAAAGCAAAGCTTTTCGACATCCAGACCATAAATTTGAATGGAGTCAGTTACAGTTTCAGAAGTGGTGTTTAGAGATTTGTGACATTTACAATTATTCAGTTCGATTTGATGGTGTTGGTACAGCTCCCAATGGATCAAAAAATCTCGGCTTTTGCTCTCAGTTTGGGATATTTTCAAAGAATGCTGATAACAACTCCAGAAAAACTCTTTCTGGGAGTACAAACAGTACAGTATACAATTTAATTGCAAAGTCAGTTCATCCTTTTAAAACAAAGGACCAACACCGAAGTGAAATGATGTTCAAATTGACAACTTATCTGAAACAGATTAactttgcttgttttattGCTCTTCAAAGAATTGTTGACCATTTTTCTGAGGAGAAGGTTACACACACACCACTACCAACATTTGAAGATAACTACAAATTTATGtttagaaaaaagattttttcttGTGAGGAAGgacaatttttaaatgatGATGACAAAACAGAGCTGGCTTGTCAGGACTATAACACATATAATCAAAGTAAATATCCAGTCAAAGTTGTTCCTCTGCATTTAACCAAAGCCATTCTGTATAAGCTCcatgaaaaattttcttctCCATCTCATCACGTACAAGGAGGCCAGTTTGATAACGCAGATGAACCAAACCATACGAACATCCGTTATTGGATTTCTATGTGGCAAACAACCGTAGATGGTGAAGCAACAGTAGATCTTTCCGTGCACAATTCAGGTCTGCCTTTTTGTGTTTGCTTCACCTTGCAAGATGTAACTGATGATGAATTTATATGCAATCCCACATTTGTGCATACAAATGATACTTTTTTGAGAATTCCCATTGAATGCCTGCGGAAGTTGCATGGATTAGTAAATATCACCAGTTGTGATTTGAA AGAAATCGTTTCACAAAATTCTGAGTATATCATTCATGATGTTAAAGTTAAAAGCATTATGATGAAATTCAATTCAGACTGCACCAATTCTGATTG TTCAGCAACATCCTCAGAAGACTCTTGTTCTGACAATTCATCTGATACcgaaaatttgctttttgatGTTGGAAcgtttaatgaaaaaaattgggaTAGCGATTAA